A genomic region of Nymphaea colorata isolate Beijing-Zhang1983 chromosome 2, ASM883128v2, whole genome shotgun sequence contains the following coding sequences:
- the LOC116247609 gene encoding indole-3-acetaldehyde oxidase-like isoform X5: METTVASCSKQTLVFALNGEKVELSGVHPSTTLLEFLRLQTRYKGAKLGCGEGGCGACVVLLSTYEKEQVHDFAVSSCLTLLYSVDGCSVTTTEGLKDGFHSIHERFAGFHASQCGYCTPGMCMSLFASLVNAEKSSRPDPPPGFSKLTVSEAENAVAGNLCRCTGYRPIIDVCKSFAQDVDMEDLGLNSFWKKGEGAEVSKLPTYMPHKICTFPDFLRDEKLQIRSSSLSSPPVSARISGTESLRKGQHWFAPTSMVELLNVMESEQGVQLVAGNTSSGIYKNVNDCGSYVDLTHILELSEIKKDDYGIEFGATVTISKVIDTLLEEEKILGSERGLVFRKIADHLNKVASKFVRNTASLGGNLIMAQRKGFDSDIATLLLGAGSSVKLQMGTERFTLFLEEFLQMPPSNWNALLLSVHIPSCGQDKKAIVDGISNVGKHAEETRLLFETYRAAPRPHGNAVAYLNAAFLAEVTNDKVTGNVGAGHLRLAFGAYGTKHAVRATKVEEFLVGKFFTPSILLEAIRLLQAEVVPEQGTPSAAYRSSLATGFLFDFLRPLVKSLDGPVRSVGNNIGVGDINGAIVCPEFVNNSGRKSTVLTSNLANPKTFTAISGDGCTEPSIISARQVMDIHQDYYPIGQPTKKVGAELQASGEAVYVDDLPSPKDCLHGAFVYSTKPLARIQKIEMSPSLASQEFVTLISAKDIPKGGQNVGMLADEPLFADVLTECVGQPLGLVVADTRKGACIAAENVNVCYDTENLEPPVLSIEEAVSKSSFYQNPSFYHPEKFGNFSDGMSLADHKIHSAEVEMGSQYYFYMETQTALAVPDEDNCMVVYCSTQIPETCQLIIAKCLGLPEHNVRVISRRVGGGFGGKAFRSVPVATACALAAHRLGRPVRVYLDRKADMMSVMGRHPIKVKYTVGFKDDGTVTALHVDILIDAGISEDCSSSMLITIPEALKKYNWRVFSYDIKLCKTNLLTKSAMRAPGEVQGSFIAETVIEQVASALSMEANAVRRKNLHTFESLKVFYGNCSCAADYTLPLVLDKLLASSCFDSRAEAVKQFNSCNRWRKRGLSVVPIVYKVTMWPKPGKVSILNDGSIVVEVGGVELGQGLWTKVAQMTAFALGKILNDTGEDLLKRVRIVQTDTLSLVQGGYTAGSTASESSCEVVRLSCNVLVERLTPIVAKLQENKEQVSWDAVVLQAHRRLLNLSASTYWVPAPGTSQYLNFGAAASEVEVDLLTGATTILRTDITYDCGLSLNPAVDLGQVSQKGD; encoded by the exons ATGGAAACCACGGTGGCCTCGTGCAGCAAGCAGACGTTGGTGTTTGCACTCAACGGGGAGAAGGTGGAGCTCTCCGGTGTCCATCCTTCGACCACCCTCTTGGAGTTCCTTCGCCTTCAGACGCGCTACAAGGGAGCCAAGCTTGGCTGTGGAGAAG GCGGTTGTGGAGCTTGTGTAGTTCTTCTCTCAACGTATGAAAAGGAGCAAGTGCACGACTTTGCAGTTAGTTCATGTTTGACTCTTTTATATAGTGTGGATGGCTGTTCAGTTACCACAACTGAAGGCCTTAAAGATGGATTCCATTCTATTCATGAGAGGTTTGCAGGTTTCCATGCTTCTCAATGTGGCTACTGCACGCCAGGGATGTGCATGTCTCTTTTTGCCTCTCTTGTTAATGCAGAAAAGAGTAGCAGGCCAGACCCACCTCCTGGATTCTCCAAGCTTACAGTATCTGAAGCAGAAAATGCTGTTGCTGGCAACTTGTGCCGCTGCACCGGCTACCGCCCTATCATTGATGTCTGCAAGAGTTTTGCACAGGACGTCGATATGGAAGATTTAGGTCTTAACTCATTTTGGAAGAAAGGGGAGGGCGCAGAAGTGAGCAAATTGCCTACCTACATGCCTCACAAAATATGTACGTTTCCAGATTTTTTAAGAGATGAAAAGCTGCAGATAAGAAGCTCTTCACTCAGTTCACCGCCAGTCAGTGCCAGGATATCTGGAACGGAAAGCTTGAGAAAGGGACAACATTGGTTTGCTCCCACATCCATGGTTGAGCTTCTAAACGTAATGGAATCCGAACAAGGAGTACAATTAGTTGCCGGGAATACAAGTTCTGGTATTTACAAGAATGTGAACGACTGTGGCAGCTATGTTGATTTGACACATATTTTAGAgctttcagaaattaaaaaagatgATTACGGTATTGAATTTGGGGCAACTGTAACAATTTCCAAAGTGATTGACACTTTgctagaagaagaaaagattcTTGGAAGTGAAAGGGGGCTAGTGTTCAGGAAAATAGCTGATCATCTAAACAAGGTCGCATCAAAATTTGTGCGAAACACCGCAAGTCTAGGTGGAAATTTGATCATGGCACAAAGAAAAGGCTTTGATTCTGACATCGCCACCCTTCTCCTTGGTGCAGGTTCATCTGTGAAGTTACAGATGGGCACCGAACGTTTTACTCTCTTCCTAGAGGAATTCTTGCAGATGCCTCCATCCAACTGGAACGCCCTACTTCTCAGTGTTCACATCCCAAGTTGCGGCCAGGACAAAAAAGCTATAGTTGACGGTATCTCCAATGTTGGGAAACATGCAGAAGAAACTAGGTTGTTGTTTGAGACATATAGAGCAGCTCCCCGCCCCCATGGAAATGCGGTAGCATATCTTAACGCTGCTTTTCTTGCAGAGGTCACAAATGATAAAGTGACAGGGAATGTCGGCGCCGGACATCTAAGACTGGCCTTTGGTGCGTATGGTACTAAACATGCGGTCCGGGCTACAAAGGTGGAGGAGTTTTTGGTTGGCAAGTTTTTCACTCCGTCCATATTACTTGAGGCTATTCGATTGCTTCAAGCAGAAGTGGTACCTGAGCAAGGCACACCATCAGCTGCTTACAGGTCAAGTTTAGCTActggttttctttttgatttcctcCGCCCACTTGTTAAAAGCTTGGATGGACCTGTCAGAAGTGTGGGGAATAATATTGGGGTTGGTGATATAAATGGTGCTATTGTGTGCCCTGAGTTTGTGAATAATTCAGGAAGAAAGTCCACTGTACTCACCAGTAATCTAGCTAATCCTAAAACTTTCACTGCCATATCAGGAGATGGATGTACTGAGCCAAGCATTATATCTGCAAGGCAAGTAATGGACATCCATCAGGATTACTACCCAATTGGTCAGCCTACTAAAAAGGTCGGCGCCGAGCTCCAAGCTTCTG GCGAGGCAGTATACGTGGATGACCTTCCTTCTCCAAAGGACTGTCTACATGGTGCATTCGTTTATAGCACAAAACCTTTGGCACGTATTCAAAAGATTGAGATGAGCCCTAGTTTAGCATCTCAAGAATTCGTTACGCTTATTTCAGCTAAAGATATTCCCAAAGGAGGGCAAAATGTTGGAATGCTTGCCGACGAACCGTTGTTTGCTGATGTTCTTACTGAATGCGTTGGTCAACCGCTTGGCCTCGTG GTTGCAGACACACGGAAAGGTGCATGCATTGCTGCTGAGAATGTAAATGTATGCTATGACACCGAAAATCTAGAACCTCCAGTTCTATCCATTGAAGAGGCCGTCTCAAAATCTAGCTTTTATCAGAACCCATCCTTTTACCATCCAGAAAAGTTTGGAAACTTCTCCGATGGAATGTCTCTGGCTGATCACAAGATCCACTCAGCTGAG GTCGAGATGGGCTCACAATACTATTTCTACATGGAGACACAGACAGCACTTGCTGTTCCAGATGAAGATAACTGCATGGTTGTCTACTGCTCAACGCAGATCCCTGAGACCTGCCAACTTATAATTGCCAAATGTCTTGGACTCCCAGAACATAATGTGCGTGTAATTTCAAGAAGAGTTGGTGGTGGGTTTGGTGGAAAGGCCTTTCGATCCGTTCCT GTTGCCACAGCTTGTGCACTAGCAGCTCATAGACTGGGTCGACCAGTTCGAGTATATCTTGACAGAAAGGCGGATATGATGTCAGTGATGGGAAGGCATCCCATCAAAGTAAAGTATACAGTGGGTTTTAAAGATGATGGGACCGTTACGGCATTGCACGTTGATATATTAATAGATGCAGGGATATCAGAAGATTGCAGTTCGTCTATGTTAATCACCATTCCAGAAGCACtaaagaagtacaattggcgaGTCTTTTCTTATGACATTAAGCTCTGCAAGACCAACCTTCTAACGAAGTCAGCCATGCGCGCACCAGGTGAGGTACAGGGTTCATTCATTGCAGAGACTGTTATTGAACAAGTAGCATCAGCTCTCTCTATGGAAGCTAATGCTGTGAGAAGGAAAAATTTGCACACCTTTGAAAGCCTTAAGGTGTTCTATGGAAATTGCAGTTGTGCCGCCGACTACACTTTGCCTTTGGTTTTGGACAAGTTGTTGGCATCGTCGTGCTTTGATAGCAGAGCGGAAGCTGTGAAACAGTTCAACAGTTGTAACAGGTGGAGGAAGCGAGGGCTGTCTGTTGTGCCGATTGTTTACAAAGTCACAATGTGGCCAAAACCTGGAAAAGTGAGCATTCTCAATGATGGCTCAATCGTGGTTGAAGTTGGTGGCGTTGAGTTAGGGCAAGGACTGTGGACAAAAGTGGCACAAATGACTGCATTTGCTCTTGGGAAGATATTGAATGACACGGGTGAAGATCTTCTGAAGAGAGTACGCATTGTCCAGACAGATACTCTGAGTCTGGTACAGGGAGGTTATACTGCAGGAAGCACCGCATCTGAATCAAGTTGTGAAGTAGTGCGTTTATCATGCAATGTCCTGGTGGAAAGGCTTACACCTATTGTGGCAAAATTGCAAGAAAACAAGGAACAAGTTTCATGGGATGCTGTTGTACTCCAG
- the LOC116247608 gene encoding indole-3-acetaldehyde oxidase-like, giving the protein MASTVVVGSKEKLVFAVNGERVELSGVDPSTTLLEFLRLQTPYKGAKLACGEGGCGACVVLISKYDRQRKQVEDFAVSSCLTLLYSLDGCSITTTEGLGNCKDGFHSIHERFAGFHASQCGYCTPGMCMSLFSSLVNADKSSRPDPAPGFSKLTVSEAESAIAGNLCRCTGYRPIVDVCKSFAQDVDMEDLGLNSFWRKGEGADVKKLPMYIPNEICTFPDFLRCYSSGPPLVNTSTFENKISRKDQWFTPSSMVELTNIMESMTEKMELVAGNTSSGVFKRMRYFHHYIDLTHIPELLRIRRDDYGIEFGATVTISKVIDTLLGEEMVLGSERGLVFRKIANHLNKVASKYVRNTASLGGNLIMAQRKQFPSDIATVLLGVGSCIKLQTSTGQLTLSLEEFLEMPPCSCNMILVSVHIPICTQEKSINNGIIHRRNAKEPKLIFETYRAAPRPHGNAIAYLNAAFLVEVSNDKLSGDVVPERLRLVFGAYGTKHAVRATKVEEFLAGRILTPPALLEAIQLLQKIVVPEAGTPFPAYRSSLAASFLFAFLHPLVKGLEGPKWNIGSNRCCDGTNTDAPFCDFGTKCSNYSRSNNSQPELSMNLDNGRTSSTKSPYEHIERVNVMSGRQVMDIHNDCYAIGEPTKKVGAELQASGEAVYVDDIPSPKDCLYGAFVYSTKPLAHVTKIELSSSSASQGFVTLVSVKDIPKGGQNVGSQTLFGSEPLFADDITEFVGQPLGLVIAETQKNACIAAENASVYYDTANLEPPILTIEDAVLRSSFFHAPPFFVPQQIGCFSRGMSEADHTIHSAEVNIGSQYYFYMETQTALAIPDEDNCVVVYSSTQVPETCQVVVAKCLGIPEHNVRVISRRVGGGFGGKAFRSIPVATACALAAHRLRRPVRMYLDRKTDMTTVMGRHPMKVKYSVGFKEDGAITALHADILIDAGVSADVSPVIPLAVVEAMKKYNWQSLSFDFKICKTNSLSKSAMRGPGDVQGSFIAETVIEHVASELRMETHHVRKENLHTFASLKMFYGNSCGATPDYTLPVVLDKLIESSCFYSRAESVRQFNSCNRWRKRGLSILPITYGVMLRPTPGKVSILNDGSVVVEVGGIELGQGLWTKVKQMTAFALGNLLNDISKELLDRIRVIQADTLSLVQGGYTAGSTTSDSSCEAVRLACNVLVERLTPIMVKLQEGVEIVSWDALILQAHRQMVNLSASTYWVPHPASLKYLNYGAAASEVEVDLLTGSTTILRTDITYDCGLSLNPAVDLGQIEGAFVQGIGFFMMEKHVTDSDGLVLSNGTWTYKIPTVDTVPRQFNVEILSSGHHKNRVLSSKASGEPPLLLAASVHCAAREAIKAARSDMRTYSNSETPSVFFRMDTPATMDYIKELCGLDNVERYLQSVIANS; this is encoded by the exons GTGGCTGTGGTGCTTGTGTAGTCCTTATCTCCAAATATGATAGGCAAAGGAAACAGGTAGAAGATTTTGCGGTTAGTTCATGCTTGACTCTTCTATATAGCCTAGACGGTTGTTCAATTACTACCACTGAAGGCCTAGGAAACTGCAAAGATGGGTTCCATTCAATTCATGAAAGATTTGCAGGCTTTCATGCCTCCCAGTGTGGTTACTGTACACCAGGGATGTGCATGtcccttttctcttctcttgttaATGCAGATAAAAGCAGTCGACCAGACCCAGCTCCGGGTTTCTCCAAGCTTACGGTATCTGAAGCAGAGAGTGCAATTGCAGGCAATTTATGCCGCTGCACTGGCTATCGTCCTATTGTTGATGTCTGCAAGAGTTTTGCACAAGATGTTGATATGGAAGATCTGGGACTAAATTCATTTTGGAGAAAAGGAGAGGGTGCAGATGTAAAGAAACTACCCATGTATATCCCTAATGAAATATGTACATTTCCAGACTTCCTAAGATGTTACTCGTCTGGTCCTCCTCTAGTAAATACTAGCACATTTGAAAACAAGATCTCAAGAAAGGATCAATGGTTTACTCCATCATCTATGGTCGAACTTACGAATATAATGGAGTCTATGACAGAAAAAATGGAACTGGTTGCTGGGAATACAAGTTCTGGTGTTTTCAAAAGGATGCGCTACTTTCACCATTACATTGATTTGACACATATTCCAGAGCTGTTGAGGATTAGAAGGGATGACTATGGCATCGAATTTGGGGCAACTGTTACAATTTCCAAAGTCATAGACACACTACTAGGAGAAGAAATGGTATTAGGAAGTGAAAGAGGGTTGGTGTTTAGGAAAATAGCTAATCATCTAAACAAGGTAGCATCAAAATATGTACGAAATACTGCAAGCTTGGGAGGGAATTTGATCATGGCACAAAGGAAACAGTTCCCTTCTGATATTGCCACAGTTCTCCTTGGTGTCGGCTCATGTATCAAGTTACAGACAAGCACTGGACAACTGACTCTTTCTCTGGAGGAATTCTTAGAGATGCCCCCGTGCAGTTGTAATATGATCCTTGTAAGTGTTCATATCCCAATCTGCACTCAGGAAAAATCTATTAATAATGGTATCATCCACAGGAGAAATGCCAAAGAACCTAAATTGATATTTGAGACATATAGAGCAGCTCCACGCCCCCATGGAAATGCAATTGCATATCTCAATGCTGCTTTCTTGGTAGAGGTTTCAAATGATAAACTATCAGGTGATGTTGTTCCAGAACGTCTAAGGCTGGTCTTTGGTGCATATGGTACTAAACATGCAGTCCGGGCAACAAAGGTCGAGGAATTTTTGGCTGGAAGGATTCTCACTCCACCTGCATTACTTGAGGCCATAcaattgcttcaaaaaatcGTGGTGCCTGAGGCAGGCACGCCATTTCCTGCCTACAGATCAAGTTTAGCTgctagttttctttttgctttcctTCATCCACTTGTTAAAGGTTTAGAAGGACCTAAATGGAACATTGGATCTAATAGATGTTGTGATGGTACAAACACTGATGCTCCATTCTGTGACTTTGGTACTAAATGTTCAAATTATTCAAGGAGCAATAACAGTCAGCCAGAACTCTCTATGAATTTGGATAATGGGAGAACTTCGAGTACCAAATCACCATATGAACATATAGAGAGAGTTAATGTGATGTCTGGAAGGCAAGTGATGGACATCCACAATGACTGTTATGCAATTGGTGAACCTACTAAGAAAGTTGGAGCCGAACTCCAAGCATCTG GTGAAGcagtatatgtggatgacattccTTCTCCAAAGGACTGTTTATATGGTGCATTTGTTTATAGCACGAAACCTTTGGCGCATGTAACGAAGATTGAATTGAGCTCTAGTTCGGCATCTCAAGGGTTTGTTACACTTGTTTCAGTTAAAGATATTCCAAAGGGAGGACAAAATGTGGGATCTCAGACACTATTCGGGAGTGAACCCTTATTTGCTGATGATATTACTGAGTTTGTTGGTCAACCACTTGGTCTTGTG attgcagaaacacaaaaaaatgcatgtaTTGCTGCTGAGAATGCAAGCGTGTACTATGATACTGCAAATCTAGAACCTCCAATTTTGACCATTGAAGATGCTGTATTAAGATCTAGCTTTTTCCATGCCCCACCTTTTTTCGTCCCACAACAGATTGGGTGTTTCTCAAGAGGAATGTCTGAGGCTGATCATACAATTCACTCAGCTGAG GTGAACATTGGCTCACAATATTATTTCTACATGGAGACACAGACAGCACTTGCCATACCAGATGAAGATAATTGTGTGGTCGTTTACAGCTCCACGCAGGTTCCTGAGACGTGCCAAGTTGTAGTTGCCAAATGCCTTGGTATTCCAGAGCATAATGTGCGTGTAATCTCAAGAAGAGTTGGAGGTGGATTTGGTGGGAAGGCCTTCAGATCCATTCCT GTTGCAACAGCATGTGCGTTAGCAGCCCATAGGTTACGTCGACCTGTTCGAATGTATCTTGACCGTAAAACAGATATGACAACAGTAATGGGAAGACACCCTATGAAAGTGAAGTATTCGGTAGGTTTTAAAGAAGATGGGGCCATTACTGCACTGCATGCCGATATATTAATTGATGCAGGGGTATCAGCAGATGTCAGTCCAGTTATACCATTAGCTGTAGTAGAAGCCATGAAGAAGTATAATTGGCAATCCCTTTCTTTTGACTTCAAGATATGCAAGACTAATAGTCTAAGCAAGTCAGCTATGCGTGGCCCAGGAGATGTACAAGGTTCATTTATTGCTGAAACTGTTATTGAACATGTGGCATCAGAACTCCGCATGGAAACCCACCATGTGCGAAAGGAAAATTTGCACACGTTTGCAAGTCTTAAAATGTTCTATGGGAACAGTTGTGGAGCAACCCCTGATTACACATTGCCTGTGGTTTTGGACAAGTTGATTGAATCCTCATGCTTCTATAGTCGAGCTGAAAGTGTAAGACAGTTCAATAGCTGTAACAGATGGAGAAAACGTGGATTATCTATCTTGCCTATCACGTATGGGGTCATGTTGAGGCCAACACCTGGAAAAGTAAGCATTCTCAATGATGGTTCAGTTGTTGTTGAAGTTGGAGGCATTGAATTAGGTCAAGGACTCTGGACAAAGGTGAAGCAAATGACTGCATTTGCtcttggtaatttattaaatgaCATAAGTAAAGAACTTCTGGATAGAATACGTGTTATCCAGGCAGACACTTTAAGTCTAGTACAGGGAGGTTACACTGCTGGGAGCACCACATCTGACTCGAGCTGTGAAGCTGTGCGTTTGGCATGCAATGTATTGGTGGAAAGGCTCACACCTATAATGGTAAAATTGCAGGAGGGCGTTGAAATTGTTTCATGGGATGCTTTGATACTCCAG GCACATCGTCAAATGGTGAACCTATCAGCAAGCACTTACTGGGTTCCTCATCCTGCTTCACTTAAATATCTGAACTATGGTGCTGCAGCGAGTGAG GTGGAGGTAGATCTTTTAACAGGGTCTACCACTATTTTGCGTACAGACATAACATATGATTGTGGATTAAGTCTCAATCCTGCTGTAGATCTTGGACAG ATAGAAGGTGCATTTGTTCAAGGAATAGGTTTCTTTATGATGGAAAAGCATGTCACAGACTCTGATGGGCTAGTGTTATCAAATGGTACATGGACATATAAAATTCCTACGGTTGACACAGTTCCACGACAGTTCAATGTTGAAATATTAAGCAGCGGCCATCACAAAAATCGTGTTTTGTCATCCAAAG CTTCTGGAGAACCGCCATTACTTCTGGCAGCTTCAGTGCACTGTGCAGCAAGGGAAGCCATAAAGGCAGCAAGAAGTGATATGCGTACTTACAGTAATTCTGAGACGCCTTCGGTATTCTTTAGGATGGATACTCCTGCTACCATGGACTATATCAAAGAACTATGCGGCTTAGACAATGTTGAGAGATACTTGCAGAGTGTGATCGCCAACAGCTAA